From Streptomyces asiaticus, one genomic window encodes:
- the fmt gene encoding methionyl-tRNA formyltransferase, whose protein sequence is MRLVFAGTPEVALPALDALIASQKHEVVAVVTRPDAPAGRGRRLVASPVAERAEEAGIEVLKPAKPRDPEFLARLTEIAPDCCPVVAYGALLPKAALKIPAHGWVNLHFSLLPAWRGAAPVQHSLLAGDEMTGASTFQIEEGLDSGPVFGVVTEQVRATDTSGDLLTRLAFAGAGLLEATMDGIENGTVRPVPQPAEGISLAPKITVEDAEIDWTAPALRVDRLVRACTPAPGAWTTFRGERLKVVSARPVTDRTDLAPGVPAVTKKAVYVGTGSHAVELTWVRPQGKKPMPAADWARGVRIAEGERLGA, encoded by the coding sequence ATGAGGCTCGTCTTCGCCGGTACCCCCGAGGTCGCCCTGCCCGCTCTGGACGCGCTGATCGCGTCCCAGAAGCACGAGGTGGTGGCCGTGGTGACCCGTCCCGACGCGCCCGCCGGACGCGGCCGCCGACTGGTGGCCAGCCCGGTCGCCGAGCGGGCCGAGGAGGCGGGCATCGAGGTGCTCAAGCCCGCCAAGCCGCGCGATCCGGAGTTCCTCGCCCGGCTCACCGAGATCGCGCCGGACTGCTGCCCGGTGGTGGCCTACGGCGCGCTGCTGCCCAAGGCCGCGCTGAAGATCCCCGCGCACGGCTGGGTCAATCTGCACTTCTCGCTGCTCCCGGCCTGGCGGGGCGCGGCCCCCGTGCAGCACTCCCTGCTGGCGGGCGACGAGATGACCGGCGCCTCGACCTTCCAGATCGAGGAAGGGCTGGACTCCGGGCCGGTGTTCGGGGTGGTGACGGAGCAGGTGCGGGCCACCGACACCAGCGGCGATCTGCTGACCCGGCTCGCCTTCGCCGGTGCCGGGCTGCTCGAGGCGACGATGGACGGCATCGAGAACGGCACCGTGCGCCCGGTGCCGCAGCCGGCCGAGGGCATCTCGCTCGCCCCGAAGATCACCGTTGAGGACGCGGAGATCGACTGGACGGCGCCCGCGCTGCGTGTCGACCGGCTGGTGCGCGCGTGCACCCCCGCCCCGGGCGCGTGGACCACCTTTCGGGGGGAGCGGCTGAAGGTCGTCTCGGCCCGGCCGGTGACGGACCGTACGGATCTGGCGCCCGGTGTGCCGGCCGTCACCAAGAAGGCCGTGTACGTGGGCACCGGCAGCCATGCCGTCGAGCTGACCTGGGTACGGCCGCAGGGCAAGAAGCCGATGCCCGCGGCGGACTGGGCGCGTGGGGTGCGGATCGCGGAGGGCGAGCGGCTGGGGGCCTGA
- a CDS encoding ABC transporter ATP-binding protein, with product MDMQSTAWHSLYQTANAQDDRRPFSRETLRRIGAFARPHRRQLLLFLVLSTVAAVLAVATPLLAGRVVDAIVHRSGQGTVLWLAGLIAAIAVAEAGLGLVTRWLSANIGEGLILDLRTAVFDHVQRMPVAFFTRTRTGALVSRLNNDVIGAQRAFSDTLSGVVGNVVTLLLTFVVMIGISWQITLLTLLLLPVFLLPARRVGGRLAKLRREAAAHNAAMSTQMTERFSAPGATLVKLFGRPADESAEFAARTRRVRDIGVRTAMVQVSFVTALTLVSALALALVYGLGGWFALHGRLDPGAVVALALLLTRLYAPLTALAGARVEVMSALVSFERVFEVLDLEPLIKEKPDAREVPEGPVSVEFDRVDFGYPAADKVSLASLEEVATLDTRGGVPVLHQVSFRAEPGQMVALVGSSGAGKSTIAQLLPRLYDADHGAVRLAGVDVRDLTAGSIRATLGMVTQDGHLFHDSIRANLLLARPEATDEELWEVLRRARLEGLIAALPDGLDTVVGERGYRLSGGERQRLTIARLLLARPRVVILDEATAHLDSTSEADVQEALGEALDGRTAVVIAHRLSTVRAADLILVVEDGRIVERGTHTALMAAGGRYEELYRTQFEQPTSVDDGFAVNGTTVDGTIVDGTALDGGPTTADAPAT from the coding sequence ATGGACATGCAATCGACCGCCTGGCACTCCCTGTATCAGACGGCCAATGCCCAGGACGACCGGCGGCCCTTCTCCCGCGAGACGTTGCGCCGCATCGGCGCCTTCGCCCGTCCGCACCGCCGTCAGCTGCTGTTGTTCCTGGTGCTGAGCACGGTCGCGGCGGTGCTCGCGGTGGCGACGCCGCTGCTGGCCGGCCGGGTGGTGGACGCGATCGTCCACCGTTCGGGACAGGGCACGGTGCTCTGGCTGGCCGGGCTCATCGCCGCGATCGCCGTGGCGGAGGCGGGACTCGGGCTGGTGACCCGCTGGCTGTCGGCGAACATCGGCGAGGGGCTGATCCTCGATCTGCGCACCGCCGTCTTCGACCACGTCCAGCGGATGCCGGTGGCGTTCTTCACCCGGACCCGCACCGGTGCGCTGGTCAGCAGGCTCAACAACGACGTCATCGGCGCGCAGCGGGCGTTCAGCGACACCCTCTCCGGGGTGGTCGGCAATGTGGTGACGCTGCTGCTCACCTTTGTCGTCATGATCGGGATCTCCTGGCAGATCACCCTGCTGACGCTGCTGCTCCTGCCCGTCTTCCTGCTGCCCGCGCGCCGGGTGGGCGGACGGCTGGCGAAGCTGCGGCGCGAGGCGGCCGCGCACAACGCCGCGATGAGCACCCAGATGACCGAGCGCTTCTCCGCGCCCGGGGCGACCCTGGTCAAGCTGTTCGGACGGCCCGCCGACGAGTCCGCCGAGTTCGCCGCGCGGACCCGCCGGGTGCGGGACATCGGGGTGCGGACCGCGATGGTCCAGGTCTCCTTCGTGACCGCCCTGACCCTCGTCTCCGCCCTGGCCCTCGCCCTGGTCTACGGCCTCGGCGGCTGGTTCGCGCTGCACGGGCGGCTCGACCCCGGCGCCGTCGTCGCGCTCGCGCTGCTGCTCACCCGGCTGTACGCGCCGCTGACCGCGCTGGCCGGGGCGCGGGTCGAGGTGATGAGCGCGCTCGTCAGCTTCGAGCGGGTCTTCGAGGTGCTCGACCTCGAGCCGCTGATCAAGGAGAAGCCGGACGCCCGGGAGGTCCCGGAGGGCCCGGTGTCCGTCGAGTTCGACCGCGTGGACTTCGGCTACCCGGCCGCGGACAAGGTCTCCCTCGCCTCCCTGGAGGAGGTCGCCACCCTGGACACCCGCGGTGGCGTCCCGGTCCTGCACCAGGTGTCCTTCCGCGCCGAACCGGGCCAGATGGTCGCGCTGGTGGGCTCCTCCGGCGCCGGGAAGTCGACCATCGCGCAGCTGCTGCCGAGGCTCTACGACGCCGACCACGGCGCCGTTCGGCTCGCCGGGGTGGACGTCCGCGATCTGACGGCCGGCTCGATCCGCGCCACCCTCGGCATGGTCACGCAGGACGGCCATCTCTTCCATGACTCGATCCGCGCCAATCTGCTGCTGGCCCGGCCGGAGGCCACCGACGAGGAGCTGTGGGAGGTGCTGCGCCGGGCCCGTCTCGAGGGGCTGATCGCGGCGCTGCCGGACGGTCTCGACACCGTCGTGGGCGAGCGCGGCTACCGGCTCTCCGGCGGCGAGCGCCAGCGGCTGACCATCGCCCGGCTGCTGCTGGCCCGGCCCCGGGTGGTGATCCTGGACGAGGCCACCGCGCATCTGGACTCCACCTCGGAGGCGGATGTCCAGGAGGCGCTCGGCGAGGCGCTGGACGGGCGCACCGCGGTGGTGATCGCCCACCGGCTGTCCACGGTCCGGGCAGCGGATCTCATTCTCGTGGTGGAGGACGGGCGGATCGTGGAGCGCGGCACGCACACCGCGCTGATGGCCGCCGGAGGCCGCTACGAGGAGCTGTACCGCACCCAGTTCGAGCAGCCGACGAGTGTCGACGACGGATTCGCCGTCAACGGCACGACGGTGGACGGAACCATCGTGGACGGTACGGCCCTGGACGGCGGCCCCACGACCGCCGACGCCCCGGCGACGTAG